A genomic segment from Variovorax paradoxus B4 encodes:
- a CDS encoding histidine phosphatase family protein encodes MSQAPFPHGAATGLDQLIRIAAGQPLAPACDHFYFLRHGQTGRNAQRIFQAVDEPLSELGLQQAARAAQLLAGEPIRTIVCSDARRAHDTAHAVATVLRLMPTPQAALRERNFGALIGTSSAEIDWACEPEGGETLAQFVARKRLALDAALAQPAPVLVVAHGGTLYALAALIGLPIDLGLLGNAQPLRFSRSGPTWAVTPLLRHADGDSSLA; translated from the coding sequence ATGTCACAGGCACCCTTCCCCCACGGCGCGGCCACCGGCCTCGACCAGCTGATCCGCATCGCCGCCGGGCAGCCGCTGGCACCGGCTTGCGACCATTTCTACTTCCTGCGCCATGGCCAGACCGGCCGCAATGCGCAGCGCATCTTCCAGGCCGTGGACGAGCCGCTGAGCGAGCTCGGCCTGCAGCAGGCCGCGCGCGCCGCCCAGCTGCTGGCGGGAGAGCCGATTCGCACCATCGTCTGCAGCGACGCCCGCCGCGCGCACGACACGGCGCATGCCGTGGCCACCGTGCTTCGCCTCATGCCCACGCCGCAGGCGGCCTTGCGCGAGCGCAACTTCGGCGCGCTCATCGGTACCTCCTCGGCCGAGATCGACTGGGCCTGCGAACCCGAAGGCGGCGAAACCCTGGCGCAGTTCGTGGCCCGCAAGCGGCTTGCGCTGGACGCCGCGCTGGCGCAGCCCGCGCCGGTGCTGGTGGTGGCCCACGGGGGCACGCTCTACGCACTGGCGGCGCTGATCGGCCTGCCCATCGACCTGGGCCTGCTCGGCAATGCGCAGCCATTGCGTTTTTCGCGCAGCGGCCCCACATGGGCCGTGACGCCGCTGCTGCGGCATGCCGACGGCGATTCAAGCCTGGCCTGA
- a CDS encoding DnaJ C-terminal domain-containing protein, translating to MEFKDYYSALGIDRTASDDEVRKAYRKLARKYHPDVSKEPDAEKRMRDINEANDVLRDKEKRAAYDALADRVARGGHPEGDFQPPPGWDAGFEFHRGPNQGPADHAEFSEFFSSLFGEAERRGAARRNYRARGEDHHAAIEIALEDALNGAEREITLRAQELDAQGRPTLKTRTLSVKIPSGVHPGQFIRLAGQGMPGHGGEPAGDLYLEVRIAPHRLYRIEERDLYMTLPVTPTEAALGAQVKVPVPTGGVVEVTVPRNARSGLKLRLKGRGLAGKQAGDLYLLLEIALPPADNEAARKAYEQLAQASASFNPRQHLGV from the coding sequence ATGGAATTCAAGGACTACTACAGCGCCCTGGGCATCGACCGCACAGCGTCCGACGACGAGGTGCGCAAGGCCTACCGCAAGCTCGCGCGCAAGTACCACCCCGACGTCAGCAAGGAGCCCGACGCCGAGAAGCGCATGCGCGACATCAACGAAGCCAACGACGTGCTGCGCGACAAGGAAAAGCGCGCCGCCTACGACGCGCTGGCCGACCGCGTGGCGCGCGGCGGCCATCCCGAGGGCGACTTCCAGCCGCCGCCGGGCTGGGACGCCGGCTTCGAATTCCACCGCGGGCCGAACCAGGGCCCGGCCGATCACGCCGAATTCAGCGAGTTCTTTTCGTCGCTGTTCGGCGAGGCCGAGCGGCGCGGCGCGGCAAGGCGCAACTACCGCGCACGCGGCGAAGACCATCATGCGGCCATCGAGATCGCGCTCGAAGACGCGCTCAATGGCGCCGAGCGCGAGATCACGCTGCGTGCGCAGGAGCTCGACGCGCAGGGCCGGCCCACGCTCAAGACGCGCACCCTCAGCGTCAAGATCCCGTCCGGCGTTCATCCGGGGCAGTTCATCCGGCTCGCCGGACAGGGCATGCCCGGCCATGGCGGCGAACCCGCGGGCGATCTCTACCTGGAGGTGCGCATCGCACCGCACAGGCTCTACCGCATCGAGGAACGCGACCTCTACATGACGCTGCCCGTCACCCCGACCGAGGCTGCGCTCGGTGCGCAGGTCAAGGTGCCCGTGCCCACCGGCGGCGTGGTCGAGGTGACCGTGCCGCGCAACGCGCGCAGCGGCCTCAAGCTGCGGCTCAAGGGCCGCGGCCTGGCCGGCAAGCAGGCCGGCGACCTGTACCTGCTGCTCGAGATCGCGCTGCCCCCGGCCGACAACGAGGCCGCGCGCAAGGCTTATGAGCAGCTGGCGCAGGCGTCCGCTTCGTTCAACCCACGCCAGCATCTGGGAGTGTGA
- a CDS encoding chaperone modulator CbpM — protein sequence MATVSVTTAISASQPLAASELAHACGADTEWVVQLVEVGIVQISAAEAPPEHWRFSSTDLQYALEARRLERDFGVGLDAAALILDLQHEVRRLKAVIRAHGLR from the coding sequence ATGGCGACCGTTTCCGTGACAACAGCCATCAGTGCTTCGCAGCCGCTCGCCGCCAGCGAGCTGGCCCATGCCTGCGGTGCCGATACCGAATGGGTGGTGCAGCTCGTCGAGGTGGGCATCGTGCAGATCTCCGCGGCCGAGGCGCCGCCCGAGCACTGGCGGTTCTCGAGCACCGACCTGCAATACGCGCTCGAGGCGCGCCGCCTGGAGCGCGACTTTGGCGTGGGCCTCGATGCCGCCGCGCTGATCCTCGATCTGCAGCATGAGGTGCGGCGGCTCAAGGCGGTGATCCGGGCGCACGGGCTTCGCTAG
- a CDS encoding OmpA family protein yields MRDDLDAGLEPSVPVWAVFGDLMSGLVGAFVLILVGALGMQLDLAAKLQAEVQQRQAETQRREALEQALAGPLAAGRVTLNNGRIGISGSVLFAFNSADLQLEGRQVLKSLAAPVAAYLRARDEVLMVSGFTDDRQMRQSKDGNRPFADNWELSAQRALTVTRALIEEGVPSASVFAAAFGSEQAVASNADAEGRAKNRRVEMAPTPRQAGTGTKSRE; encoded by the coding sequence ATGCGGGACGATCTCGACGCCGGCCTGGAGCCGAGCGTGCCGGTGTGGGCGGTTTTCGGCGACCTGATGTCGGGGCTGGTCGGGGCCTTCGTGCTGATTCTCGTGGGCGCACTCGGCATGCAGCTGGACCTGGCGGCCAAGCTGCAGGCCGAAGTGCAGCAGCGCCAGGCCGAGACGCAGCGCCGCGAGGCGCTCGAACAAGCGCTGGCAGGGCCGCTCGCGGCAGGCCGGGTCACGCTGAACAACGGACGCATCGGCATCAGCGGCAGCGTGCTGTTTGCCTTCAACTCGGCCGACCTGCAGCTCGAAGGCCGGCAAGTGCTCAAGAGCCTGGCCGCGCCCGTGGCCGCCTACTTGCGGGCGCGCGACGAGGTGCTGATGGTGAGCGGCTTCACCGACGACCGGCAGATGCGGCAGTCGAAGGACGGCAACCGCCCGTTCGCCGACAACTGGGAGCTCTCGGCCCAGCGCGCATTGACCGTGACGCGGGCCTTGATCGAGGAGGGCGTTCCCTCGGCATCGGTGTTTGCCGCGGCCTTCGGTTCCGAGCAGGCCGTGGCATCCAATGCCGACGCCGAAGGGCGGGCGAAGAACCGGCGCGTCGAAATGGCGCCCACGCCGAGGCAGGCTGGTACCGGCACGAAGTCCCGTGAGTAG
- a CDS encoding DUF2894 domain-containing protein: protein MDPAAVLDAWRVRGEQRRDPVRFRFIEALARRASAHGGDARRILDDRLATLLAAYRENLEKAQCADSASAVPDGSAKQAARLPRGPLAELVDHMARQAPLRGDDPPADDAAPTPELRTLRYFRSTWSRLSADRRLTQSLAKVPENAGPLNSHHLVHRSLMLMHELSPEYLNRFMSYVDTLLWVDQLNAGNGPAAAANAPRAEGQKKTARGKPG from the coding sequence ATGGACCCCGCCGCGGTGCTCGACGCATGGCGCGTGCGTGGCGAGCAGCGCAGGGATCCCGTGCGCTTTCGGTTCATCGAGGCGCTCGCCAGGCGGGCCAGTGCGCATGGGGGCGATGCGCGGCGCATCCTCGACGACAGGCTGGCCACGCTGCTTGCGGCGTATCGCGAGAATCTCGAAAAGGCCCAGTGCGCCGACAGTGCTTCGGCAGTTCCAGATGGCAGCGCGAAGCAGGCGGCCCGGCTTCCCCGCGGACCGCTCGCGGAACTCGTCGATCACATGGCCCGGCAGGCGCCGCTGCGGGGCGACGATCCGCCGGCCGATGACGCTGCACCCACCCCCGAGCTCAGGACGCTGCGCTACTTCAGGAGCACCTGGTCGCGGCTCAGCGCCGACCGGCGGCTGACGCAGTCGCTGGCCAAGGTGCCGGAGAATGCGGGCCCGCTCAACTCGCACCACCTGGTGCACCGGTCCCTCATGCTGATGCACGAGCTGTCGCCGGAATACCTCAACCGGTTCATGTCGTACGTCGATACCTTGCTGTGGGTCGATCAGCTGAACGCCGGCAACGGCCCGGCGGCGGCCGCGAATGCGCCGCGCGCCGAAGGCCAGAAGAAAACAGCGCGCGGCAAGCCGGGCTGA
- a CDS encoding glutathione S-transferase family protein: MMKLYFDPQSRSQVAKWMLDEAGVDYEIVPTLIREKAHKKPDYLKINPAGKLPALVDGRTRVFENAAICMYVAEKFPQARLAPSVGSPDRGRYLSLMVYSTAQLEPSMGDSLLGLHSNNSARGWTHFEQAKDAVERELGYGPYLFGAQFTAADVMIGSMFIWHRAFGGRSNRPKIDAYIDRLQARPKGMKFG, translated from the coding sequence ATGATGAAGCTGTATTTCGATCCACAGAGCCGCTCGCAGGTCGCGAAATGGATGCTCGACGAAGCCGGCGTGGACTACGAAATCGTGCCCACCCTCATCCGGGAGAAGGCGCACAAGAAACCCGATTACCTGAAGATCAATCCCGCCGGCAAGCTGCCGGCGCTGGTCGACGGCCGCACCCGCGTCTTCGAGAATGCGGCCATCTGCATGTACGTGGCCGAGAAGTTTCCGCAGGCCAGGCTGGCACCGTCCGTGGGCTCGCCCGACCGCGGCCGCTACCTGTCGCTGATGGTCTATTCGACGGCGCAGCTCGAACCCTCGATGGGCGACAGCCTGCTCGGGCTGCACAGCAACAACAGCGCGCGCGGCTGGACCCATTTCGAGCAGGCCAAGGATGCGGTGGAACGCGAACTGGGCTATGGCCCGTATCTCTTCGGTGCGCAGTTCACCGCGGCCGACGTGATGATCGGCTCGATGTTCATCTGGCACCGCGCATTCGGCGGGCGCTCGAACCGGCCCAAGATCGATGCCTACATCGACCGCCTGCAGGCCCGCCCCAAGGGCATGAAGTTCGGCTGA